Proteins from a single region of Chryseomicrobium sp. FSL W7-1435:
- a CDS encoding ribonucleoside-diphosphate reductase subunit alpha, protein MSTHTLFRSEERLKQQFTAEQLDEFWRLSKRWKIRHPEGAEDAWQHAMSLEALNLLDEQHPYYTFVAATLYEEQLYQQIAEKRSVAVEDVHKVFGKEANRLAAKGLYQAHVITSYSQQELSEMSNWLDRSRNRLFTYIGLKTLVDRYVTRDFNREIVELPQERWLMIAMTLHRKETHDRLKKVKDAYWALSNLYMTVATPTLANAGKPNGQLSSCFIDTVDDSLQGIYDSNTDVATLSKYGGGIGVYMGKVRSRGSSIRGFKNASSGVVPWIKQLNNTAVSVDQLGQRQGAIAVYLDAWHKDILAFLDLRLNNGDERLRAHDIFTGICLPDLFMEKVQTREDWFLFDPHEVRTVMGFALEDCYDEHPGRGTFRTRYQACVDNPNLSRDSVPAIDIMKRIMKSQLETGVPFHFYRDEVNRQNPNAHTGMIYSSNLCTEIMQNMSATTFESTAIEDDMIITKRRPGDFVVCNLSSIHLARAVEDDILEKLIPIQVRMLDNVIELNDLPIPQAKRTNLRYRGIGLGTFGWHHLLAKKGIRWESKEAVEFADELYEDIAFLTIQASADLARERGSYPLFTGSDWQTGAYFTNRGYTSARWKQLKTQVNETGMRNGYLMAVAPNSSTAIIAGTTASIDPIFQKSYSEEKKDYKIPVIAPELNENTTWYYKSAYYIDQQWTIRQNAARQKHIDQSISLNFYVQNTIQAKELLELHLEAWKQKMKSTYYVRSTSIELIDCDSCSS, encoded by the coding sequence ATGTCGACGCATACACTCTTTCGTAGTGAAGAACGATTGAAACAGCAGTTTACTGCTGAACAACTAGACGAATTCTGGCGCCTCTCAAAACGCTGGAAGATTCGTCACCCAGAAGGCGCGGAGGACGCCTGGCAACATGCGATGAGTTTAGAAGCTCTTAATTTACTTGATGAGCAACATCCCTATTATACGTTTGTTGCGGCTACACTCTATGAAGAGCAGCTCTATCAACAGATCGCTGAAAAACGCTCTGTTGCCGTTGAAGATGTTCATAAAGTGTTTGGCAAAGAAGCCAACCGCCTCGCCGCAAAAGGACTTTACCAAGCACACGTGATTACAAGCTATAGCCAACAAGAACTCAGCGAAATGAGCAATTGGCTAGATCGCTCACGTAACCGCCTATTCACATACATTGGTCTTAAGACGCTCGTCGATCGGTATGTGACACGAGACTTCAACCGAGAAATCGTAGAACTGCCCCAAGAACGATGGTTGATGATTGCTATGACCCTTCATCGAAAAGAAACCCATGACCGTCTGAAAAAGGTCAAAGACGCCTATTGGGCACTTAGCAATCTTTACATGACAGTGGCTACTCCAACTCTTGCGAACGCTGGAAAACCAAATGGGCAACTCTCGAGTTGTTTCATCGATACAGTAGATGACAGTCTCCAAGGAATCTATGACAGTAACACGGACGTTGCGACGCTTTCCAAATACGGGGGTGGTATAGGTGTTTACATGGGTAAAGTCCGCAGCCGTGGATCCAGTATTCGTGGATTTAAAAATGCTTCAAGCGGTGTTGTGCCGTGGATCAAACAACTAAACAACACAGCAGTCAGTGTGGACCAGCTTGGTCAGCGTCAAGGAGCAATAGCAGTCTATCTCGATGCTTGGCACAAAGACATACTCGCATTTCTTGACCTCCGTTTGAACAATGGCGATGAAAGGCTACGTGCACATGATATATTCACGGGCATTTGTCTACCAGATCTATTCATGGAAAAAGTACAAACGCGTGAAGACTGGTTCTTATTCGACCCTCATGAAGTTCGCACGGTAATGGGGTTTGCGCTTGAAGACTGTTATGACGAGCATCCAGGACGGGGGACTTTCCGCACAAGATACCAGGCATGTGTCGACAATCCAAATCTAAGTCGAGACAGTGTTCCAGCTATAGATATCATGAAGCGCATTATGAAAAGTCAGCTGGAGACGGGGGTACCCTTCCATTTTTACCGCGATGAAGTCAATCGCCAGAACCCTAACGCACACACCGGAATGATTTACTCGAGCAACCTTTGCACGGAAATTATGCAGAACATGTCGGCCACTACGTTTGAATCTACTGCTATCGAAGATGACATGATCATTACAAAGCGTCGACCAGGAGATTTTGTTGTATGCAATCTGTCTTCCATTCACTTAGCCCGGGCAGTCGAAGACGATATTCTTGAGAAGTTGATACCTATACAAGTACGCATGCTTGATAACGTTATCGAATTAAACGACCTTCCGATTCCACAGGCAAAACGCACAAATCTTCGCTATAGAGGGATAGGACTTGGCACATTCGGGTGGCATCATCTGCTTGCGAAGAAAGGAATACGCTGGGAATCCAAAGAAGCGGTAGAGTTTGCAGATGAACTTTACGAAGATATTGCGTTCCTGACGATTCAAGCATCTGCAGATTTGGCAAGGGAACGAGGGAGTTATCCATTATTTACGGGTTCTGACTGGCAGACGGGTGCTTACTTCACAAATCGCGGGTACACGTCAGCACGCTGGAAGCAATTGAAGACGCAAGTCAACGAAACCGGGATGCGCAATGGCTACCTCATGGCAGTGGCACCCAATTCATCTACAGCTATCATTGCGGGGACTACAGCTAGTATTGATCCTATCTTCCAAAAGAGTTATTCAGAGGAGAAGAAGGACTACAAGATTCCAGTAATTGCGCCGGAATTGAATGAAAACACGACGTGGTACTACAAATCAGCCTATTATATTGATCAGCAATGGACCATTCGCCAAAATGCAGCTCGTCAAAAACATATTGACCAAAGTATATCTCTAAACTTTTATGTGCAAAATACGATTCAAGCGAAAGAGCTACTGGAATTGCATCTGGAAGCCTGGAAGCAGAAGATGAAATCGACCTATTACGTGCGCTCTACATCAATTGAGTTGATTGATTGCGATTCATGCTCAAGTTAA
- a CDS encoding ribonucleotide-diphosphate reductase subunit beta, with the protein MELKHRALLDEQAPNRSTGIVNGESSNILNWDDVRFRWAYPKYKKMLGNFWTPFEINMSQDIRQFPELSADERESFLKIIGLLALLDSVQTDFAGKVADYLTDSSLSALMIILAQQEVIHNHSYSYVLSSLVSESEQKRVFDYWRTEESLKERNRFVVEGYQSFAENPTVEGLLDAVIYDVILEGLFFYSGFAYFYHLARHQKMVATSTMINYINRDEQLHVDLFVKIYQTLLEEHPHLDTPEQRAKVTTTFKQAAELEIDWAYEVIGRKIDGLEVDDVEEYIRFMANVRCNQLGAEKPYPEVCQNPIRWIKAYEEVDQGKTDFFEQKSRQYVKVNVVDNGFDDL; encoded by the coding sequence ATGGAACTAAAGCACCGTGCACTTCTAGACGAACAAGCTCCGAATCGTTCAACGGGAATCGTAAATGGAGAATCCTCTAATATTCTTAACTGGGATGACGTTCGTTTTCGCTGGGCCTATCCCAAGTATAAAAAGATGCTAGGAAATTTCTGGACGCCTTTCGAAATCAATATGAGCCAGGACATCCGACAATTTCCCGAGCTCTCTGCAGATGAGCGGGAATCATTTTTGAAAATTATTGGATTGCTTGCTTTACTAGACAGCGTGCAGACGGACTTTGCGGGGAAAGTAGCGGATTATCTGACAGACTCCAGTTTGTCGGCATTGATGATCATCTTGGCACAACAAGAGGTTATCCATAATCATTCGTATTCCTACGTCCTCTCAAGTCTTGTCAGTGAGTCCGAGCAAAAGCGGGTATTTGATTATTGGAGGACGGAAGAAAGCCTGAAGGAGCGGAATCGCTTTGTTGTGGAAGGCTATCAATCCTTTGCAGAAAATCCGACAGTGGAAGGGCTGCTGGATGCTGTGATTTACGACGTGATTTTAGAAGGGCTATTCTTTTATTCGGGATTTGCCTATTTCTATCATTTAGCGCGTCATCAAAAAATGGTTGCCACCAGCACGATGATCAATTACATTAACCGTGATGAACAACTTCATGTCGATTTGTTCGTGAAAATCTATCAAACCTTATTGGAAGAACATCCGCATCTCGATACACCTGAACAAAGAGCTAAAGTCACCACTACATTTAAACAAGCTGCTGAGCTAGAAATCGACTGGGCCTACGAAGTCATTGGCAGAAAGATTGATGGTTTAGAAGTGGACGATGTGGAAGAATACATTCGTTTCATGGCGAATGTGCGGTGCAATCAATTAGGAGCCGAAAAGCCTTACCCAGAAGTGTGTCAAAATCCCATACGTTGGATTAAAGCGTATGAAGAGGTGGATCAAGGAAAAACCGATTTCTTTGAACAAAAATCACGTCAATATGTAAAGGTAAATGTCGTAGACAACGGCTTTGATGACCTTTAA